Proteins encoded by one window of Candidatus Cloacimonadaceae bacterium:
- a CDS encoding 3-keto-5-aminohexanoate cleavage protein: MQPLILTAAITGAETKREDQPNLPVTPKEQAREAVACFEAGARVIHLHVREDDGSPTQRLERFGESIEAIRAAVPEMIIQISTGGAVGEPFERRLAPLSLKPDMGTLNAGTLNFGDEIFINHPLDIIRLAEAFKQYGVIPEVEVYESGMIDIVAKLVNKEIITHSPLHVQFVLGVPGGMSGKPKNLIYMIEHLAEEIPTATWAVAGIGRWHLPTAMVALVAGGHIRMGFEDNIFYHKGLIAESNAQLVSRIARIATEIGRPLATPEQARNILAL; encoded by the coding sequence CGCGATAACCGGTGCGGAAACCAAACGCGAGGATCAGCCCAATCTTCCTGTGACGCCCAAAGAACAAGCAAGGGAAGCAGTGGCATGTTTCGAAGCCGGCGCGCGCGTGATCCACCTTCACGTTCGCGAGGATGACGGATCCCCCACCCAGAGATTGGAAAGATTCGGAGAATCGATCGAAGCTATCCGTGCCGCAGTGCCCGAAATGATCATCCAAATCAGCACCGGCGGAGCAGTTGGAGAACCATTTGAAAGGCGTTTGGCACCCCTGAGTCTAAAACCGGACATGGGGACACTCAATGCCGGGACACTCAATTTTGGCGACGAGATTTTTATCAACCATCCCCTGGACATCATCCGTCTGGCTGAGGCGTTCAAGCAATATGGCGTAATACCGGAAGTCGAGGTCTATGAATCCGGGATGATCGATATCGTCGCCAAACTGGTCAATAAAGAGATCATCACCCACAGTCCTTTGCATGTTCAATTCGTACTCGGTGTGCCCGGCGGGATGAGTGGTAAGCCGAAGAACCTTATCTACATGATCGAGCACCTCGCTGAAGAGATTCCCACCGCCACCTGGGCGGTCGCGGGGATCGGCAGATGGCACCTTCCCACTGCGATGGTGGCATTGGTAGCCGGCGGTCACATTCGCATGGGATTTGAGGATAACATATTCTACCACAAAGGATTAATCGCGGAATCGAATGCCCAATTGGTCAGCCGCATAGCGAGAATCGCGACCGAGATCGGACGCCCCCTTGCCACACCCGAACAAGCCAGAAACATCCTGGCACTTTAA
- a CDS encoding vitamin B12-dependent ribonucleotide reductase codes for MKITDNALKVLQKRYFRKDDNGNIIEDWSALINRVAENIANGDKEKEKSYYDLLDSGYFLPNSPTLMNAGNDLQQLSACFVLPIEDSMDSIFETVKNAALIHKSGGGTGFSFSRLREANSRVRSTNGVSSGPLSFIKVFNAATDAVKQGGTRRGANMAILNVNHPQIMDFITCKEDPKELTNFNISVGITEDFMRAVYQDEDYDLISPHTKELHSRLKARDVFSLIVEMAHKNGEPGIIFLDRVNSDNPTPQVGMIESTNPCGEQPLLPNEACNLGSINLSALIKDNAIDWDRLKSVVRDSTDFLDNVIDSSKFPLPQIDEMVKANRKIGLGIMGWADLLYQLKISYSSDQAVDLARELMEFIDFEAKQRSMELAVEKGSFPNFSGSVFSDGSLQRVAVKKNWDELIDRIKDKGIRNATVSTIAPTGTISMILDTSSGIEPQFSLVYVKNVMDGEKLLYVNKWFEQALESEGLLSKDLLEEVANTGTVAHIDAIPDHFKNIFQTAHDISPEWHIRMQAAFQLYTDNAVSKTINFSSSATVEDIRTAYELAYQLGCKGVTVYRDGSRENQVLSTGSTSKSPATDRKVAPRDRPEVTHGITQRLETGCGHMYVTINTDDHGACEIFVQMGKVGGCASAQLEAIARLSSLALRSDVKLEAITRQLKGIRCQSPMWHKGKMITSCGDAVGQALEGFLQMHKNGDVKSLNLPVENGYSIPMHKSGSALCPDCGSTIEHIEGCLKCPSCGWSKC; via the coding sequence ATGAAAATCACTGACAACGCTCTCAAAGTACTGCAAAAGAGATATTTCAGAAAAGACGACAATGGCAACATCATCGAAGACTGGTCTGCGCTGATCAACCGCGTCGCCGAAAACATTGCCAACGGCGACAAGGAAAAAGAAAAAAGTTATTATGACCTGCTTGATTCGGGATATTTCCTGCCGAACTCCCCCACTCTGATGAACGCCGGAAACGATCTGCAACAGCTTTCCGCTTGTTTTGTGCTTCCCATCGAAGACAGCATGGACAGCATCTTCGAAACGGTAAAAAACGCCGCTCTGATCCACAAAAGCGGAGGTGGCACAGGGTTTTCTTTCAGCCGCCTGCGCGAGGCAAATTCCCGTGTGCGCTCCACCAACGGGGTATCCAGCGGACCGCTATCCTTTATCAAGGTTTTCAACGCTGCTACGGATGCCGTCAAACAAGGCGGAACGAGGCGCGGCGCCAATATGGCGATCCTTAATGTCAACCATCCGCAGATTATGGATTTCATCACCTGCAAGGAAGACCCGAAAGAACTGACTAATTTCAACATCAGCGTGGGCATCACCGAAGATTTTATGCGAGCCGTTTATCAAGACGAAGACTATGATCTGATCTCCCCGCACACCAAAGAATTGCACAGCAGATTGAAAGCGCGCGATGTCTTCAGTCTGATTGTGGAGATGGCACACAAGAACGGCGAGCCTGGCATCATCTTTCTTGATCGCGTAAATAGCGACAATCCGACTCCCCAAGTTGGAATGATCGAATCCACAAATCCCTGCGGCGAGCAGCCACTGCTTCCCAACGAAGCCTGCAATCTCGGTTCGATCAATCTCTCTGCTTTGATCAAAGACAATGCCATCGACTGGGATAGGTTGAAAAGCGTCGTGCGAGACAGCACAGACTTTTTGGATAACGTGATCGACAGTTCCAAGTTTCCCCTCCCCCAAATCGACGAAATGGTGAAGGCAAACCGCAAGATTGGTCTCGGCATCATGGGCTGGGCGGATCTGCTTTATCAATTGAAAATCTCTTACAGCAGCGACCAGGCGGTCGATCTTGCCAGAGAACTGATGGAATTCATCGATTTTGAAGCCAAGCAGCGCTCTATGGAACTGGCTGTCGAAAAAGGCAGTTTCCCCAATTTCTCCGGTAGTGTCTTCTCTGACGGTTCTTTGCAAAGAGTCGCCGTCAAAAAAAACTGGGATGAACTCATCGACCGGATCAAAGACAAAGGAATCAGAAACGCCACGGTTTCCACGATCGCGCCCACCGGAACGATAAGTATGATCTTGGACACATCCAGCGGGATCGAACCCCAATTTTCCCTCGTCTATGTGAAAAACGTCATGGACGGAGAGAAACTGCTCTACGTGAACAAATGGTTCGAACAAGCCCTTGAATCAGAAGGACTTCTGAGTAAAGACCTGCTCGAGGAAGTAGCCAATACCGGCACGGTAGCGCATATCGACGCGATCCCCGACCACTTCAAGAACATCTTTCAAACCGCGCATGATATCAGTCCCGAATGGCACATACGCATGCAGGCGGCTTTTCAACTTTACACGGACAACGCTGTCAGCAAGACGATCAACTTCTCCTCCAGCGCCACGGTGGAAGACATCCGCACCGCCTATGAACTGGCATATCAGCTTGGCTGCAAAGGAGTTACTGTCTATCGTGACGGCAGCCGTGAAAACCAGGTTCTGAGCACCGGAAGCACTTCCAAAAGCCCTGCCACGGATCGCAAAGTCGCCCCGCGTGACCGTCCTGAAGTCACCCACGGCATCACCCAACGCCTTGAAACCGGTTGCGGACACATGTATGTGACCATCAATACCGATGACCACGGCGCCTGCGAGATCTTTGTGCAGATGGGAAAAGTGGGCGGCTGCGCCTCCGCGCAATTGGAAGCGATCGCTCGTTTATCATCACTCGCTCTGCGTTCGGACGTCAAGCTGGAAGCGATCACTCGCCAGCTCAAGGGTATCCGTTGCCAATCCCCGATGTGGCATAAAGGCAAGATGATCACAAGCTGCGGAGACGCTGTCGGTCAAGCTCTTGAAGGTTTTTTACAGATGCACAAAAACGGCGACGTCAAATCTTTAAATCTACCCGTGGAAAACGGTTACAGCATTCCGATGCACAAAAGCGGTTCTGCGCTTTGCCCGGATTGCGGATCCACCATTGAGCACATCGAAGGATGTCTGAAATGCCCTTCATGCGGATGGTCGAAATGTTGA
- a CDS encoding pitrilysin family protein — protein sequence MTVTNISPARSAFLPNSLKYIIHNDNTNPLICLQIYIRIGSVKEKPAEAGFAHFIEHLAFKSTRDFPLNALSEHVTRLGGAINAYTDFDCTCYYLMMPSELLEEGLHILSQLAFQADFASDDVEIEKDIIIEEIKQYENEPEMEFFDYLQSTYFDKSPLKKPVLGTIESVKAADHKRLLAFQAKYYRPDNAFLVLSGDINGNADELIKHYFGNWKKPSKALILPDYSRFMEPETLKFRKFERRKKTDFIALLMPELCEAHPNSDALLVAMRYYAIGKASKLYKRLVEREKLCSSVKVSSLCGELSGASAILFTPSVKNRRDEIITIIREEFLDILAARVDPVEIELIKLDIIHSWLYGFESMENIANMIGAEEFIKGYENLYQYAEQITAVSFEEVIDSARKYWQPDNLAFYYQSFAAKQPTTVQNMTKRDFIAEPAEIAHDLTPRIPENEDADFHCLASAPSADFEQLDEIHFRMNLSNGLKIIYRHIPHKPMLGITLSTEVCQLKERSDQRGENFLTSTAMLYGTRAHSHEQIMQFSRRHGFNIRVIHHLDSTNYRAKCFNEDLGKTLDLLKEIIAQPLFNPHHVSMLKTAAIDSIRRENQYPVSYSYQRWLMMLFGTNSILDRSCGSIGSLGKLRLNDLRQWHLTHYHPAAFVLAVVGSLPPKDVFGVCASVFDQLESKADLIPNLPLPERKKSPEIRISRQKAEQSVIHLGGYGTAAKDVKQNTAFHLLAQILGGDISSRFFNILREKHAYAYQCGFDFSSIREIGFWNAYAFCDPDDYKDCLRLIREILTDVAENGVHSDELSSAQNYLIGMNRFDSESVSYQASAISNLLALGYDLDHFLFREQRLRSVSNDDIKNVASTWLKPDNHFIHIVL from the coding sequence ATGACGGTCACAAACATCTCTCCAGCCCGTAGCGCGTTTCTGCCAAACTCGCTGAAATATATCATCCACAACGATAACACCAATCCTCTCATCTGCTTGCAAATCTATATCCGCATCGGCAGCGTGAAAGAAAAACCCGCCGAAGCCGGATTCGCGCATTTCATCGAACACTTAGCTTTCAAATCCACCCGCGATTTTCCGCTCAATGCCTTATCCGAACACGTCACACGGCTGGGGGGGGCGATCAATGCCTACACGGATTTTGACTGCACCTGCTACTATCTGATGATGCCGTCCGAGCTTCTGGAAGAGGGATTGCACATCCTCAGCCAGCTTGCTTTTCAAGCTGATTTCGCCAGTGATGACGTTGAGATCGAAAAGGATATCATTATCGAAGAGATCAAGCAGTATGAAAACGAGCCGGAGATGGAATTCTTTGACTACCTGCAAAGCACCTATTTTGATAAAAGCCCTTTAAAAAAACCGGTTCTCGGGACTATCGAATCTGTCAAAGCAGCCGATCACAAACGCCTGCTTGCTTTCCAGGCTAAATACTACCGACCGGACAATGCTTTCCTCGTTCTCAGCGGTGATATCAACGGCAATGCCGATGAATTGATCAAACACTATTTCGGTAACTGGAAAAAACCCTCAAAAGCTCTTATTCTGCCCGATTACAGCAGGTTCATGGAGCCTGAGACACTTAAGTTTCGCAAGTTTGAACGCCGCAAAAAAACCGATTTTATTGCCTTACTCATGCCGGAGCTTTGTGAAGCCCATCCAAACAGCGATGCGCTCTTGGTCGCCATGCGTTATTATGCCATCGGCAAGGCGTCCAAGCTCTATAAACGTTTGGTGGAGAGGGAGAAGCTATGTTCCTCCGTCAAGGTTAGCTCCCTCTGTGGAGAATTGAGTGGTGCCTCCGCGATTCTGTTCACACCCTCAGTTAAAAACCGGCGTGATGAGATTATCACCATCATCCGCGAGGAGTTTTTGGATATTCTTGCGGCAAGGGTCGATCCTGTTGAGATCGAATTGATCAAACTCGATATTATCCATAGTTGGCTCTACGGGTTTGAATCGATGGAAAATATCGCCAACATGATCGGCGCCGAAGAGTTTATCAAAGGCTATGAAAATCTCTATCAATACGCGGAACAAATCACTGCGGTCAGCTTTGAGGAGGTGATCGACTCCGCACGTAAATACTGGCAGCCGGACAACCTGGCTTTTTATTATCAGTCTTTCGCAGCAAAGCAGCCGACCACGGTTCAGAATATGACGAAAAGAGATTTCATCGCCGAACCCGCGGAGATCGCTCATGATCTCACACCTCGCATTCCCGAAAACGAGGATGCTGATTTTCACTGCCTTGCCTCTGCCCCATCGGCGGATTTTGAACAGCTTGACGAAATACACTTTCGGATGAACCTATCCAACGGATTGAAGATAATCTATCGCCACATTCCCCACAAACCGATGTTGGGCATTACCTTAAGCACGGAAGTCTGCCAATTGAAAGAGCGCTCTGATCAACGCGGCGAGAATTTTCTCACCTCCACTGCCATGCTCTATGGCACCAGGGCACACAGCCATGAACAGATCATGCAATTCTCTCGCAGGCATGGTTTTAACATCCGCGTGATCCACCATTTGGATTCAACAAATTATCGGGCAAAATGCTTCAACGAAGATCTGGGCAAAACGCTTGATCTGCTGAAGGAAATCATTGCCCAGCCCCTGTTTAACCCTCATCACGTCAGCATGCTCAAGACTGCCGCGATCGACAGCATCCGCCGCGAAAATCAATATCCGGTCAGCTATTCCTACCAACGCTGGCTGATGATGCTTTTCGGCACAAACAGTATCCTCGATCGCAGTTGCGGAAGCATCGGCTCTCTGGGCAAGCTGCGGCTTAATGATTTGCGGCAGTGGCATTTGACGCACTATCATCCTGCCGCCTTTGTTTTGGCTGTAGTGGGATCATTGCCGCCAAAGGATGTTTTTGGCGTCTGCGCCAGCGTGTTTGACCAGCTTGAATCCAAAGCTGATTTAATCCCCAATCTGCCTTTGCCGGAGCGCAAGAAGAGCCCGGAAATCAGGATCAGCCGGCAGAAAGCGGAACAATCGGTGATCCATTTGGGCGGATATGGCACCGCGGCGAAAGACGTGAAGCAAAACACCGCTTTCCATCTGTTGGCGCAAATCCTCGGAGGAGATATATCCTCACGCTTTTTCAATATCTTAAGAGAAAAACACGCTTATGCCTACCAATGCGGATTCGATTTTTCTTCAATCCGCGAAATCGGTTTCTGGAATGCCTATGCCTTCTGCGATCCCGATGATTACAAAGACTGTCTGCGCCTGATCAGAGAGATTTTGACGGATGTTGCGGAAAATGGCGTCCACTCCGATGAACTCAGCAGCGCGCAAAACTATCTCATCGGCATGAACCGTTTTGACAGCGAAAGCGTTTCCTATCAAGCCTCAGCGATATCAAACCTACTTGCTTTGGGCTATGATCTGGATCACTTTCTTTTTCGCGAACAGCGCCTGCGCTCGGTCTCAAACGACGATATCAAAAATGTCGCCTCCACTTGGCTCAAACCGGATAACCACTTTATCCACATCGTGTTATAG
- a CDS encoding FAD:protein FMN transferase: MTKKEVISLVILILVIGYGAWQFFTSNFNEKKSQHLMDTIVTITATSKNKNVGSQIDSVFAFIKEMEDRLNDYREGSWLHTLNNSPEIDFPMDPDAYKILVIADSLYRMTDGAFDVSIKPLYDLWDFDTRAQITEDSLLNLPDSLEIKKTLQYVGFDRIQYNEKSIRIPKGTQLAFGAIAKGYVLDKAREYMQSLDLISGFIDCRSSMTFYGDVMPQLVYIQHPRLSAEDFIASFRIKDLSVGTSGDYQQYFDLNGIRYHHIIDPKTGYPVRDVYSVTVTHPSAAWADGLSTALFLMPPEEAIEAIKNIPDCNAVIYYEHNGSNVSLKSAGMKNLGFSEKL; the protein is encoded by the coding sequence ATGACGAAAAAAGAAGTGATCTCGCTGGTCATCCTCATCCTTGTGATCGGCTACGGAGCCTGGCAGTTCTTCACCAGCAACTTCAATGAGAAAAAATCCCAACATCTGATGGATACGATCGTGACCATCACCGCCACCTCGAAGAACAAGAATGTCGGCTCCCAGATCGATTCCGTCTTTGCCTTCATCAAGGAGATGGAAGACCGGTTGAACGATTATCGGGAAGGTTCATGGCTGCATACACTAAATAATTCACCCGAAATCGATTTTCCCATGGATCCCGACGCCTACAAGATACTTGTGATCGCGGACAGCCTCTATCGCATGACCGACGGCGCTTTCGATGTCAGCATCAAACCCTTGTATGATTTGTGGGATTTCGATACCCGGGCACAAATCACTGAGGATTCACTTTTGAACTTGCCGGACAGTCTCGAAATCAAGAAAACCCTTCAATACGTGGGATTTGACCGCATCCAATACAATGAGAAGAGCATCAGGATACCAAAAGGCACCCAACTCGCATTTGGGGCTATTGCCAAGGGGTATGTCCTGGACAAGGCACGCGAATATATGCAGAGCCTTGATCTGATCAGCGGTTTCATTGACTGCCGTAGCTCGATGACCTTCTATGGAGACGTCATGCCCCAGCTTGTCTATATTCAGCATCCGCGCCTCAGCGCAGAAGATTTTATCGCCTCGTTTCGCATCAAGGATCTCAGTGTCGGAACGAGCGGAGATTATCAACAGTATTTTGATTTGAATGGCATCCGCTATCACCATATCATCGATCCCAAAACAGGTTATCCGGTTCGTGATGTCTATTCAGTCACTGTGACCCATCCTTCCGCGGCATGGGCGGACGGGCTTTCCACAGCTTTGTTTTTGATGCCTCCCGAGGAAGCGATCGAAGCGATCAAGAACATTCCGGATTGCAACGCTGTGATTTATTACGAACACAACGGCAGTAACGTCTCGCTCAAATCTGCGGGCATGAAAAACCTCGGATTCTCGGAAAAACTATGA
- the folE2 gene encoding GTP cyclohydrolase FolE2, with protein MIIPDVQNHPDLRKILIDKVGVKGVRYPIVVEDISNGIQHTVADLNIYVELPHHLRGTHMSRFIEVLNKYHDSSIIAQLDSFLMRLKEVLKADAAYVDISFPYFVKKHAPVSKITSLMSYQCFFNASFRDIYELWIGVTVPVTTLCPCSREISEFGAHNQRSHITIKVKYSEFVWLEELIAIAESAASCEIYPLLKRSDEKFVTEKAYSNPKFVEDIVREVTQKLMSDTRMLEYYVEADSIESIHNHSAYALIQSHKHD; from the coding sequence ATGATCATCCCAGACGTTCAGAACCATCCCGATTTGCGTAAAATCCTCATCGACAAAGTCGGAGTAAAAGGAGTTCGCTATCCCATTGTAGTGGAGGATATCTCAAACGGCATCCAACACACAGTCGCCGATCTCAATATCTATGTGGAGCTGCCCCATCACCTGCGCGGAACCCATATGTCCCGATTCATCGAGGTATTGAACAAATACCATGATAGCAGCATCATCGCTCAACTGGACAGCTTTCTCATGCGTTTGAAAGAAGTGCTCAAAGCGGATGCGGCTTATGTGGATATCAGTTTTCCATATTTCGTCAAAAAGCATGCACCAGTCTCGAAAATTACTTCGCTGATGAGTTATCAGTGTTTTTTCAATGCCAGTTTTCGGGATATTTATGAGCTCTGGATCGGAGTGACCGTCCCTGTCACAACACTCTGTCCTTGTTCAAGGGAAATCAGCGAATTCGGCGCGCATAACCAACGCTCCCATATCACTATCAAGGTCAAATACAGTGAATTCGTTTGGTTGGAAGAATTGATCGCGATCGCCGAATCCGCCGCCAGTTGCGAGATTTATCCGCTGCTCAAAAGAAGTGACGAGAAATTTGTCACCGAAAAAGCCTATTCAAATCCCAAGTTTGTTGAAGACATCGTGCGCGAGGTCACCCAAAAACTAATGAGCGATACCCGCATGCTTGAGTATTACGTTGAGGCGGATAGCATCGAATCCATTCACAATCACAGCGCCTATGCTCTGATCCAAAGCCACAAACACGATTGA